In Actinomadura citrea, a single window of DNA contains:
- a CDS encoding MMPL family transporter yields the protein MLSGLGRLIHRRRWTSLVLILIMTGVAGAWGLGVFAKFKEGGFEDPDASSTLVAKLGATYFGSTNPDVLVLYSSDTMTVDDPRFEASVVTTIARLPKAQVDEIISYWSFNGEAARTFASHDRHSTFVAVKLKGKEGADKTENYHAVKDRMAAPGLDVRYGGSVPLGEEFGKQVVADIVRAETITALPLLILLVILFGAVMASVLPIVVAVFSTVGGLAVLHVVTYTADVTSFALEVVTMMGVGLAIDYSLFIISRFREELQRGMAAQGLPPGKPWKRERDKAARKAAKKAYRTALKPIREAALAATMATAGRTIMVSGITVSAALAGLLLFPQMFLRTIGLAGIATVMVAVFGATVLLPTLLALLGPRVEGGQMWWRRPTAKRARRDPESGFWYRLGHSVMKHPLPYFAVVLVILGVMFVPFLNVQFGSVDARVLPKGSPTRAVVETIKKDFPNGSVEPIDVVVSGDLIPRDWTPSGKGDPIPPYLEQFRKQLASLPGVTEAQFTGYSGSYGGVRISVTHKYEPMDQHAQDLVTKIRGLSLSKDGYPMHIDVGGSTAAQMDLMSSLMRSLPKMALVVGIATFVLLFMFFGSIVLPLKAIVMNVLSIGASFGAIVWGFQYGHLAGLLDFTPTGGVEATSMILILAVVFGLSMDYEVFLLSRIREEWDLTHDNRVAVASGMQHTGGIITSAALLFLLVIAAFSMAGITVVKLIGVGMFVAVVVDAALVRSLLVPATMRFMGAANWWLPGFLAGLHARMDLRERNALVPAGATVTPPRLPEEQPFPYAINWADATPPPTGAAPPNGHARPDIADPTGMRPAMPEPPLARQDPEPPGPNAPSAKAPVDVPRARRRPDTNAAFQPAPQPGAGESPKMVFRTAPADAESGRPPQPDGAPWAPWANGPPQPAPRTAPRSRRVIVPNPDGSGWHWGEEQDAPNP from the coding sequence ATGCTTTCGGGGCTGGGGCGTCTCATCCACCGGCGACGCTGGACCAGCCTCGTCCTGATCCTGATCATGACCGGGGTGGCGGGCGCCTGGGGACTCGGCGTGTTCGCCAAGTTCAAGGAGGGCGGCTTCGAGGACCCCGACGCGTCCTCGACGCTCGTCGCCAAGCTGGGCGCGACCTACTTCGGCAGCACCAACCCCGACGTCCTCGTCCTGTATTCGAGCGACACGATGACGGTGGACGACCCGCGCTTCGAGGCGAGCGTCGTCACCACCATCGCGCGGCTGCCCAAGGCCCAGGTCGACGAGATCATCTCCTACTGGTCGTTCAACGGCGAGGCCGCGCGCACGTTCGCCTCCCACGACCGGCACTCGACCTTCGTCGCGGTGAAGCTGAAGGGCAAGGAGGGCGCGGACAAGACGGAGAACTACCACGCCGTCAAGGACCGCATGGCCGCGCCAGGGCTCGACGTCCGGTACGGCGGCAGCGTCCCGCTGGGCGAGGAGTTCGGCAAGCAGGTCGTGGCCGACATCGTCCGCGCGGAGACCATCACCGCACTGCCCCTGCTCATCCTGCTCGTCATCCTGTTCGGCGCCGTGATGGCCTCGGTCCTGCCCATCGTCGTGGCCGTCTTCTCGACGGTCGGCGGACTGGCCGTCCTGCACGTGGTGACGTACACGGCGGACGTGACGTCCTTCGCTCTGGAAGTCGTCACGATGATGGGCGTCGGCCTGGCGATCGACTACTCGCTGTTCATCATCAGCCGTTTCCGTGAGGAACTTCAGCGCGGCATGGCCGCGCAAGGTCTGCCACCCGGAAAACCCTGGAAGCGGGAACGCGACAAGGCAGCGCGCAAGGCCGCGAAGAAGGCGTACAGGACGGCGCTCAAACCCATACGCGAGGCCGCCCTGGCCGCCACCATGGCGACCGCCGGCCGCACCATCATGGTCAGCGGCATCACCGTCTCGGCGGCTCTCGCGGGCCTCCTGCTCTTCCCGCAGATGTTCCTCCGGACGATCGGGCTCGCCGGCATAGCCACCGTCATGGTCGCGGTGTTCGGAGCCACCGTCCTGCTGCCGACGCTCTTGGCCCTCCTAGGGCCGCGTGTCGAAGGCGGGCAGATGTGGTGGCGGCGCCCCACGGCCAAGCGCGCGCGGCGAGACCCCGAGAGCGGCTTCTGGTACCGGCTCGGTCACAGCGTGATGAAGCACCCGCTCCCGTACTTCGCGGTCGTGCTCGTCATCCTGGGCGTGATGTTCGTGCCGTTCCTGAACGTCCAGTTCGGCAGCGTGGACGCCCGCGTCCTGCCCAAGGGCAGCCCCACCCGCGCCGTGGTCGAGACCATCAAGAAGGACTTCCCCAACGGATCCGTCGAGCCGATCGACGTGGTGGTGTCCGGAGACCTCATCCCGCGCGACTGGACGCCGTCCGGCAAGGGCGACCCCATCCCGCCCTACCTGGAGCAGTTCAGGAAGCAGCTCGCGTCCCTCCCCGGTGTCACCGAGGCCCAGTTCACCGGCTACTCCGGCTCGTACGGGGGCGTGCGCATCTCCGTCACGCACAAGTACGAGCCGATGGACCAGCACGCCCAGGATCTCGTCACCAAGATCCGCGGGTTGAGCCTGTCCAAGGACGGCTACCCGATGCACATCGACGTCGGCGGCAGCACCGCCGCCCAGATGGACCTGATGTCGAGCCTGATGAGATCTCTGCCGAAGATGGCGCTCGTCGTCGGGATCGCCACGTTCGTCCTGCTCTTCATGTTCTTCGGCTCGATCGTCCTGCCGCTGAAGGCCATCGTCATGAACGTCCTGTCGATCGGCGCCTCGTTCGGCGCGATCGTCTGGGGCTTCCAGTACGGGCACCTCGCCGGGCTGCTGGACTTCACCCCCACCGGCGGCGTCGAGGCCACCAGCATGATCCTCATCCTCGCGGTCGTGTTCGGCCTGTCCATGGACTACGAGGTCTTCCTGCTGAGCCGCATCCGCGAGGAATGGGACCTCACGCACGACAACCGCGTCGCCGTCGCGTCCGGGATGCAGCACACGGGCGGCATCATCACCAGCGCCGCGCTGCTCTTCCTCCTCGTCATCGCCGCGTTCAGCATGGCCGGGATCACCGTCGTGAAGCTGATCGGCGTCGGCATGTTCGTGGCCGTCGTCGTGGACGCCGCTCTCGTCCGCTCCCTCCTCGTCCCCGCCACGATGCGCTTCATGGGCGCGGCCAACTGGTGGTTGCCGGGCTTCCTCGCCGGCCTGCACGCCCGCATGGACCTGCGCGAGCGCAACGCCCTCGTCCCGGCCGGCGCCACCGTGACCCCGCCCCGACTCCCGGAAGAGCAGCCCTTCCCCTACGCCATCAACTGGGCGGACGCGACCCCGCCTCCCACGGGCGCCGCGCCGCCGAACGGGCACGCCCGCCCGGACATCGCCGACCCGACCGGGATGCGGCCCGCCATGCCGGAGCCACCTCTCGCCCGCCAGGACCCCGAACCGCCCGGCCCGAATGCTCCTTCGGCCAAGGCCCCCGTGGACGTGCCGCGCGCCCGTCGGCGACCGGACACGAACGCCGCGTTCCAGCCCGCCCCGCAGCCGGGCGCAGGCGAGTCGCCGAAAATGGTCTTCCGGACGGCTCCGGCTGACGCGGAGTCCGGCCGGCCGCCGCAGCCCGATGGAGCGCCCTGGGCGCCGTGGGCGAACGGCCCGCCGCAACCGGCGCCGCGCACCGCCCCCCGCAGCAGACGCGTGATCGTCCCCAACCCGGACGGCTCAGGCTGGCACTGGGGCGAAGAACAGGACGCCCCAAACCCCTGA
- a CDS encoding fatty acyl-AMP ligase translates to MALGSLLPELLPGGSGRTPLIERVARWAREKPDAPAYTFVDYSADPSGAHLTLSWAETDRRARAMAVTLRQVTGPGERAALLLPQTLEYMMTMLGALYSHVIAVPLFSPDLPGHADRLIGAYADAEPAVIVTTRNALPHVEKFLADHDVPQPKEIVFAEEVDLALADRWRDETIAFDDVAYLQYTSGSTRRPAGVEITHGNVTANAAQLWAGWAPEKPDPELVSWLPLFHDMGLIATMALPLVRGDHAIYTDPVSFIMNPMRWLQLIAERPGKNVYTAGPNFAYEYVASMAAPEKIAHLDLSGLTTCLNGAEPIRTSTLSTFADALAPAGLRPGAQAPGYGLAEATVFVTAAAEDVPPKIISVDREALTQGDLRLREDDADGTSALVSCGRPCGQIVAIVDPEARVEQPDGRVGEIWVHGPNTAPGYWRNSERSQETFGGELSEPGDLPSGPWMKTGDYGVVHEGELYVTGRIKDLIIVDGRNHYPQDIEVTAQEAHPAVRPDHVAAFALTGEETERLVVVAERNRRVPLGRLDVDEVESAVRAAVNVEHEMSVHAFVLIEPGGVSRTSSGKIARAATRQRFLDGDLATTADRLASRR, encoded by the coding sequence ATGGCATTGGGCTCGTTGCTTCCCGAACTCCTGCCCGGCGGCTCCGGCCGCACCCCGCTGATCGAGCGGGTCGCGCGGTGGGCGAGGGAGAAGCCGGACGCCCCGGCCTACACCTTCGTCGACTACTCGGCCGACCCGTCCGGCGCGCACCTCACGCTGAGCTGGGCCGAGACCGACCGGCGGGCGCGCGCCATGGCGGTGACGCTCCGGCAGGTCACCGGGCCCGGGGAGCGCGCCGCGCTGCTGCTGCCGCAGACGCTCGAATACATGATGACCATGCTCGGCGCCCTGTACTCGCACGTCATCGCGGTCCCGCTGTTCTCGCCCGACCTGCCGGGGCACGCCGACCGGCTGATCGGCGCCTACGCCGACGCCGAGCCCGCGGTGATCGTCACGACGCGGAACGCGCTGCCGCACGTGGAGAAGTTCCTCGCCGACCACGACGTCCCGCAGCCGAAGGAGATCGTGTTCGCCGAGGAGGTCGACCTGGCCCTGGCGGACCGCTGGCGGGACGAGACGATCGCGTTCGACGACGTCGCCTACCTGCAGTACACGTCGGGATCGACGCGCCGTCCGGCCGGAGTGGAGATCACCCACGGGAACGTGACGGCGAACGCCGCGCAGCTGTGGGCGGGGTGGGCGCCCGAGAAGCCGGACCCCGAGCTGGTGAGCTGGCTGCCGCTGTTCCACGACATGGGGTTGATCGCGACGATGGCACTGCCGCTGGTGCGCGGCGACCACGCCATCTACACCGACCCCGTCTCGTTCATCATGAACCCGATGCGGTGGCTGCAGCTCATCGCGGAGCGGCCCGGCAAGAACGTCTACACCGCCGGGCCGAACTTCGCCTACGAGTACGTCGCGTCCATGGCCGCGCCGGAGAAGATCGCCCACCTGGACCTGTCCGGGCTGACGACCTGCCTGAACGGCGCGGAGCCGATCCGCACCTCGACGCTGTCGACGTTCGCCGACGCGCTGGCGCCGGCCGGGCTGCGTCCGGGCGCGCAGGCGCCGGGGTACGGGCTGGCCGAGGCCACCGTGTTCGTCACGGCCGCCGCCGAGGACGTCCCGCCGAAGATCATCTCCGTGGACCGGGAGGCGCTCACCCAGGGCGACCTGCGGCTCCGCGAGGACGACGCGGACGGGACGAGCGCGCTCGTGTCGTGCGGGCGCCCGTGCGGGCAGATCGTCGCGATCGTCGACCCCGAGGCCCGCGTCGAGCAGCCGGACGGGCGGGTCGGCGAGATCTGGGTGCACGGCCCCAACACGGCACCCGGCTACTGGCGCAACTCCGAGCGGAGCCAGGAGACGTTCGGCGGCGAGCTGTCCGAACCCGGGGACCTGCCGTCCGGTCCGTGGATGAAGACCGGTGACTACGGAGTCGTCCACGAGGGTGAGCTTTATGTGACCGGACGTATCAAGGACCTCATCATCGTGGACGGCCGCAACCACTACCCGCAGGACATCGAGGTCACGGCGCAGGAGGCGCACCCGGCGGTCCGCCCCGACCACGTGGCCGCGTTCGCGCTCACCGGGGAGGAGACCGAGCGGCTGGTGGTCGTCGCCGAGCGCAACCGCCGGGTCCCCCTCGGGCGGCTCGACGTGGACGAGGTGGAGTCCGCGGTCCGCGCGGCCGTCAACGTCGAGCACGAGATGAGCGTCCACGCGTTCGTGTTGATAGAACCGGGTGGCGTGTCGCGCACCTCCAGCGGGAAGATCGCACGGGCCGCGACACGGCAGCGCTTCCTCGACGGCGACCTCGCGACGACTGCGGACCGCCTGGCGTCTCGCAGGTAA
- a CDS encoding zf-TFIIB domain-containing protein gives MSDATLQCPKCDSQLDTHERHGVVIEECPGCKGVFLDRGELEQLIDAESRYLAELPDEVNPATTYQGRHRRGIMEQIFSAEQ, from the coding sequence ATGTCAGACGCGACGCTGCAGTGCCCGAAGTGCGACTCCCAGCTCGACACTCACGAACGCCACGGGGTCGTGATCGAGGAATGCCCGGGATGCAAGGGCGTCTTTCTCGACCGCGGTGAGCTGGAGCAGCTCATCGACGCGGAGAGCCGCTACCTCGCCGAGCTCCCGGACGAGGTGAACCCGGCGACGACGTACCAGGGGCGGCACCGCCGGGGCATCATGGAGCAGATCTTCTCCGCTGAACAGTAG
- a CDS encoding IclR family transcriptional regulator, whose amino-acid sequence MTEGVRSLVRAFDLLEHLADAGGEMALSELTEASGLPMPTIYRLMRTLVNQGYVRQEPSKRYALGPRLIRLGEGASRLLGTWARPVLSRLVEEVGETANMAVLEGDEAVYVAQVPSKHSMRMFTEVGRRVQPHCTGVGKALLAQLPDQRVREILARTGMDAHTPNTFTDAEALLAELEQIRRQGYALDDEEQEVGVRCVAVALQGAPTLTAISVSGPSGRMTHETVPNVVPIMRDAADRFAKELGPTAS is encoded by the coding sequence GTGACGGAGGGCGTTCGGTCGCTGGTCCGCGCGTTCGATCTGCTGGAGCATCTGGCTGACGCGGGGGGCGAGATGGCGCTGTCGGAGCTGACGGAGGCCTCCGGCCTGCCGATGCCGACGATCTACCGGCTGATGCGGACGCTGGTCAACCAGGGCTATGTCCGGCAGGAGCCGTCCAAGCGCTATGCCCTGGGTCCGCGCCTCATCCGGCTCGGCGAGGGCGCGAGCCGCCTGCTCGGCACGTGGGCGCGCCCGGTGCTGTCCCGCCTGGTGGAGGAGGTCGGCGAGACGGCCAACATGGCGGTCCTGGAGGGCGACGAGGCCGTGTACGTCGCGCAGGTGCCGTCCAAGCACTCGATGCGGATGTTCACCGAGGTGGGACGGCGTGTCCAGCCGCACTGCACGGGCGTGGGTAAAGCGCTCCTCGCGCAGCTGCCCGACCAGCGGGTCCGCGAGATCCTCGCCAGGACGGGCATGGACGCGCACACGCCCAACACCTTCACGGATGCGGAAGCCCTGCTGGCGGAGCTCGAACAGATCCGCCGGCAGGGCTACGCGCTCGACGACGAGGAGCAGGAGGTCGGTGTCCGCTGCGTCGCGGTGGCGCTGCAAGGCGCGCCGACGCTGACGGCCATCTCGGTGTCGGGGCCTTCAGGACGCATGACGCACGAGACCGTCCCGAACGTCGTGCCCATCATGCGCGACGCCGCCGACCGTTTCGCCAAGGAACTCGGCCCGACCGCTTCCTGA
- a CDS encoding YkvA family protein — MDRKRSAAAAGQAWHIYRETLEPEAPGFWKRVRAVPRMLKSVLRGQYKGMSFGTLGLLALGLVYIISPIDAVPDVIPVVGIADDTGLALWLASVLVKSAGDFVAWERGGRPTVIVGEPVD; from the coding sequence GTGGACAGGAAGCGCAGTGCGGCCGCCGCCGGGCAGGCCTGGCATATCTACCGCGAGACGCTCGAACCCGAGGCGCCGGGATTCTGGAAGCGCGTCCGCGCCGTCCCCAGGATGCTGAAGTCGGTCCTGCGCGGGCAGTACAAGGGGATGTCCTTCGGGACGCTCGGACTGCTCGCCCTCGGGCTCGTCTACATCATCTCCCCGATCGACGCCGTTCCCGACGTCATCCCCGTCGTCGGCATCGCGGACGACACCGGCCTGGCCCTCTGGCTGGCCTCCGTCCTGGTGAAGTCCGCGGGCGACTTCGTCGCCTGGGAGCGCGGCGGGCGCCCCACCGTCATCGTCGGCGAGCCCGTCGACTGA
- a CDS encoding septal ring lytic transglycosylase RlpA family protein, with amino-acid sequence MGSPVRRLLRARLRTILIVSGAAVAVLAAGAFALAGRDGPADSAQAAQTAPEAVDPLADRPHGEPTRADRGRPRSPEPSPSKTPKKSKKKKSSKADDQAANLAKPKKKKQYKVVRSGSCEASYYWEGQMTASGEPFDPSELTAAHKTLPLGSKVRVTNKHNDRSVIVRINDRGPYAGGRCLDLSKAAMKKVGGTGSGVIPVRYEVLSKG; translated from the coding sequence GTGGGTAGCCCTGTCAGGCGTCTTCTTCGAGCGCGCCTACGCACCATCCTGATCGTCTCCGGCGCCGCCGTCGCCGTCCTGGCCGCGGGCGCGTTCGCCCTGGCCGGGCGCGACGGCCCGGCCGACTCGGCACAGGCGGCGCAGACCGCGCCCGAGGCCGTTGACCCGCTGGCGGACCGTCCGCACGGCGAGCCGACCCGGGCCGACCGAGGCCGGCCCCGCTCTCCGGAGCCGTCGCCTTCGAAGACTCCCAAGAAGAGCAAGAAGAAGAAGTCGTCGAAGGCCGACGACCAGGCCGCGAACCTGGCGAAGCCCAAGAAGAAGAAGCAGTACAAGGTTGTGAGGTCGGGGTCCTGCGAGGCCTCCTACTACTGGGAGGGCCAGATGACCGCCAGTGGCGAGCCCTTCGACCCGAGCGAGCTGACGGCCGCGCACAAGACACTGCCGCTGGGCTCGAAGGTCCGGGTGACCAACAAGCACAACGACCGTTCGGTCATCGTCCGCATCAATGACCGCGGTCCGTACGCGGGCGGACGCTGCCTGGACCTGTCCAAGGCCGCCATGAAGAAGGTCGGCGGCACCGGATCGGGCGTCATCCCCGTCCGCTACGAGGTTCTGTCCAAGGGCTGA